The stretch of DNA GGATCACGTTCAACAgctgttttttgaaaatcaaaattaactgGTTTTGGTCCAGGACTTGTTAATGAACCATTTGTACCAGTTGgtgaatcaacaaattttgtcCATTCTTTACTTTTATCTggtgattgttgttgttgctgttgttgttgttgttgtattgtatttttatttaataatttttttgatggtgatgtaattggtggtggtggtggaggtggtgcTGGTGCTTGTGTTGGTGATATTGattgttcaattttaatttcactAATAGACATTTCAAGTGGTATTGAAAGTACTGGTGGTAATATATCTGGTAATGTAACATGATTTCTACGTAATACAACAAGATGCATTGCAACAAAAAATTCTATACGACTTAATGCACCATCTCTAGTTACATCAGCAAGTTGCCAAATTCTACGTAATTCAGCAACAGGTAAacgtgatttttcaaaaaatgtacGTGCAATTGAACCAGCAATTAAACCATCTGGATCTGGttgtaattttgtaaattgagCAGCATAATAATCTTTTTGTTCATCATTAATAGCCCATACTTCATCTGGTGGAAATTCTAATTGTTCACCATCATTTTCATCACTACTATGTCTTTCTGAACTTTCTTCTTCAGTACCTAATAATTGTCTTTGTTCTTCTGATACTAATAAACCACGCCAGCTACCAGTTGCtgtatcaagtattttttcaccactcattaattcatcaattctTTCTTGTGTTACTGAATTTGTTGGAGTTGGTGAATCAGTACTACCACCAGTATCACGTGATGATTCAACATCACTTTCACTCTCAGTTGTACTACCAGGTAATCTTGTTATTCcaattttaatatctttatttttatttgtatcagCTTCATCACCAGATGTTGGCCATGAAAAACGTGGTAATGGTGTTGatatatcaaatgaatttattgttaaatcattatttatatctaaACCAGATTGATATGCTGCAACTAATTTTAATGctgtataaaattgttttctattcatataattattttcttttgatccAGCACATATGTCAAGtatctgaaaaatattttaatttattattttattattcatcattttttttaatcatttcttTTTACCTTTATCATAACATCTCTTTGTAAATTTGCTGAATGAAATAATTCAGCAGCTTTGACAACTGGTACACTTTCAGGATCTGAACTGTCACAACagtacaaaaatatatcaccATAATAACGTAGCTCAGTTTCTGTCAAATGTAAATTTACTTcccaattcatttttaattattatttctatctacacactttgattattattttactattttctacaaataaattactctttttttttttttcaacaattcgaTCCGGATGTGAATTAGTTCACGTCAGCTGTCCTTGTCTTggatttgttttttcactcttttttttttttttatatacacttgcaattaattaattgacaacATCATTACTTTGACTTactcataattaaattactaaaactaaaaaaattatagtaaaaatatatttatatgtttatttgtGTTTACACAATTGGCGTTACTATTGttactattaatattattattattattgtgttagatattttattagatattttcaatttgtaattTGTATGATTCACTGTACATGTCcgccattttattattaccccCCACCAATtgatggattaaaaaaaaacaaaaccgATGGTGTCGCCAACACATTTTTACTCatctctgtttttttttctttttttaatttatttccttgtttattgttaacatttaaatacaacaatgacaagttatttattatgacgactgaaatattaaaaatatatttttatttatttttattatttattttagacaaaacttgattgtttttttttttgaggaaaaacaaatatttcttGTGTCAAACTGTCAACCGGATCAGCTGATgttattatgtaattttttttttttttttattgttaaattattcataaataaaaatgcaaatttaattttgtattcttattattattattaatttatttaaacatttttataaaatgctactgttttttttcttttttttttaaaattttttgaggataattattaactattaaaatcaaaatacgaaaatttcatataccagatatttttactctttttttttatcgaatataattaataatgttatctggttttaaataatttactaaaaataaataaattaacattaaacttgAATTGTTTTTAGGTTACATTTGTCAATTGAGACTTGGAACAATTGATGGATTTCGATGGACGATTATTAGAAGTAagtattttcttttcatcaacaattgttgGATTATTATTGACACAATTTGTCAATTGTTTCGATGAACTTTTATTAATCTCTTCGTTATTATTACTAACACGATTTGTATCAgaaaaatgttgatttatcaACTCCTCTAATTTTCTAGAcattgattcaattttttcaataacatctTTGTTGTtctgataaatgaaaaatcaattttaaatattaataatagctataaaattaattcagctATTTAAATTaccttgtaataaatttttgaattattaacaac from Aphidius gifuensis isolate YNYX2018 linkage group LG4, ASM1490517v1, whole genome shotgun sequence encodes:
- the LOC122855306 gene encoding ralBP1-associated Eps domain-containing protein 1 encodes the protein MNWEVNLHLTETELRYYGDIFLYCCDSSDPESVPVVKAAELFHSANLQRDVMIKILDICAGSKENNYMNRKQFYTALKLVAAYQSGLDINNDLTINSFDISTPLPRFSWPTSGDEADTNKNKDIKIGITRLPGSTTESESDVESSRDTGGSTDSPTPTNSVTQERIDELMSGEKILDTATGSWRGLLVSEEQRQLLGTEEESSERHSSDENDGEQLEFPPDEVWAINDEQKDYYAAQFTKLQPDPDGLIAGSIARTFFEKSRLPVAELRRIWQLADVTRDGALSRIEFFVAMHLVVLRRNHVTLPDILPPVLSIPLEMSISEIKIEQSISPTQAPAPPPPPPPITSPSKKLLNKNTIQQQQQQQQQQSPDKSKEWTKFVDSPTGTNGSLTSPGPKPVNFDFQKTAVERDPKILHPVPLRLTPEAAILASSANNNANINDEDIHSVNLVQRPLAKKTIQINDDIVSGIPKKEPPPPPPPRPYRTHTRSSSLDLNKLGKNGQTFLGAPPSVPPRASPGTSSPRKLIAQRSECDNSSNIIGDQGFIADFSQFTKKNNESMNCVDAGTMTHTQQFAGSRGAFHIYKKPSPKPGDDDDTKKNEADEERPMTLEELRDKNSELRLVCEELTRELAGALQERINLRAKLLLIT